The Kitasatospora setae KM-6054 genome contains a region encoding:
- a CDS encoding sigma-70 family RNA polymerase sigma factor, translated as MTPALPLTARPATARPTNARPTNARSAPRVDDAEVTAWALAARGGDPVAVERFVRATRADVWRFVARLSGEPQAADDLTQDTYLRALRSLPRFEGRSSARTWLLAIARRVVVDRHRFAACRPRLLDTDDWQGAAERAQPRGLPGFDEGVALGDLLAALPAERRDAFVLTALLGLPYERAAEVAGCPVGTVRSRVNRARTVLIRQLADAEHADRALVARAA; from the coding sequence ATGACCCCTGCCCTCCCCCTGACCGCCCGTCCCGCGACGGCCCGTCCCACGAACGCCCGTCCCACGAACGCCCGTTCCGCCCCGCGCGTCGACGACGCGGAGGTGACCGCCTGGGCGCTGGCCGCCCGTGGTGGTGACCCGGTGGCCGTCGAGCGGTTCGTCCGGGCCACCCGGGCCGACGTGTGGCGGTTCGTCGCGCGGCTCAGCGGCGAACCCCAGGCCGCCGACGACCTCACCCAGGACACCTACCTGCGGGCGCTGCGCAGCCTGCCCCGGTTCGAGGGCCGCTCCTCGGCCCGGACCTGGCTGCTGGCGATCGCCCGCCGCGTCGTCGTGGACCGCCACCGCTTCGCCGCGTGCCGGCCCCGGCTGCTGGACACCGACGACTGGCAGGGCGCCGCCGAACGCGCCCAGCCGCGCGGCCTGCCCGGCTTCGACGAGGGCGTGGCGCTCGGCGACCTGCTGGCCGCGCTCCCCGCCGAGCGCCGGGACGCCTTCGTGCTGACCGCGCTGCTCGGCCTGCCCTACGAGCGGGCCGCCGAGGTGGCGGGCTGCCCGGTCGGCACCGTCCGCTCCCGGGTGAACCGGGCCCGCACCGTCCTGATCAGGCAACTCGCCGACGCCGAGCACGCCGACCGGGCGCTGGTCGCCCGGGCGGCCTGA